The nucleotide sequence TGGCGACCAATGCGATCCAGTTTTTGCGCACCCATGTCTCGGCGATGATCCAGACGGTCAGCGCAATCGCGGCAATCGTCAGGTCCCACACAAGCCCGGATGTTGCGGCATTGGCGTGCCACGCATTGACCATTTCGGACAGGGAATAGCCATTTTCGTTGAACCATGCGATGAACCAGCTCATCGGGTGAATGGCCCCCCAAACGGCCAGGGCCAGATAAATCATGCGTAACACGGACATGGGCGTCGCCTCGGCAAACCAATCAGAACCCTGCATCTAGTGCAAAATCTCTGCCTGTAAAACCCCGTGGATATGCCACAAACAGGCCCAATTTGGCGGCTATTTCGGGCGGAACGAAGAAACGAGCCAAAGGCGAGTAGTGGGTATGAAGCGCTTTTTCCTGTTTTCCGTCACCTATTTGGTGCTGGCCATGATCATCTTGTTCATGTTCCGCGACGCGCCAGTGACCCAACTGGTTGATTCCGTCGCCCGCACCAAGGACACGGTCAGCGCCTTCGTGAAATACTTCCCCTACTTGGCTGTAGCTCTGGGCGCGATTTTCCTCGCAACCCGCCAATTCGCCAACAAAAACATGGCGAAGGAGGCCGCATGGGCCTTCGCAGGCTGCCTGATCTTCTCGACCGCCTTCACCTTTGTGAAGACCTCAATGCCCTATATCCAGCCCTTCTACGCTGACGTTCTGTTCGCCAATTGGGACAAAGCCCTGCATGGCGGCGTCGATCCGTGGGTGTGGACGCATAAGTTTGCGCCATACATCTCCGAAAAAGCTGTCGCGACGCTTTACTTCATCATTTGGGGCCTGCCCGCCGCTTTCCTGCCCTTCATCATTGCCGCCACAGATAACGACGAGGCGCGCAAACGCCGCTTCGTCATCCTCTATTGCTTCGTATGGATCGGCCTCGGCAACGTGGTGGCCTTGCTCGGCAGTTCTGTCGGCCCGGTCTATTACGACCGCCTTTTGGGCGGCGAACGATTTGCCGACCTGATCGGGGCACTTGGCGCCAGCGGCATCGCCGGCGGCAAGATCGGCGTGGTGCAGGACGGGCTGTGGCGTATCTATTCGGAATATTCGCAATCCATCGGCTCTGGCATATCCGCCTTCCCGTCGGTGCATGTTGGCGTCTCAACCCTGACCATGTTGTATCTGTGCGAACGCTCCAAATGGTTGGCGCCCGTGGGCATCGCCTTCCTGGCAGCGATCCAGTTCTGCTCCGTTTATATCGGCTGGCACTACGCGATTGACGGCTACTTCTCCTTCGCGGCGGTTCTTGGGGTCTGGTTTGGCTTGCGCATTTGGGCGAACCGCAGAGCGCCCGAGACCCAGATTTCCGGCCAACACGCCGTTGCGTAAAGCCTAGACGGGCGACGCTACGTCGCAATTGCGGGGTACAATCAGCCTTGCTTCAACTACATACGCCGTTAGAAAGCGTAAAACGCCTGCTTGGGTGATGTTGAAGGATGAATGATATGGCCGAGATTGAACGCGAAAGCATGGAATATGACGTTGTCATCGTCGGGGCTGGCCCCGCCGGTTTGTCGGCGGCCATTCGTCTGAAACAACTCGACGCTGACTTGAATGTGGTGGTGCTAGAAAAGGGCTCCGAGGTCGGCGCGCATATCCTGTCCGGTGCAGTTCTGGACCCTTGCGGCCTCGACGCGCTGCTGCCTGATTGGCGCGACATGGGTTCCCCCATCAAAGTGCCGGTCAAGAAGGACAACTTCTACATTCTGGGCGAGGCCGGTCAGGTTCGCATCCCCAACTTCCCCATGCCACCTTTGATGAACAACCACGGCAACTACATCGTCTCCATGGCCAATGTCTGCCGCTGGATGGGTGAAATCGCCGAAGGCCTGGGCGTCGAAATCTTCCCCGGCATGGCATGTTCTGATCTGGTTTTCGGCGACAATGACGAAGTCAAAGGCGTCGTCGCCGGTGTCTTCGGTCTGGAGGCTGACGGCTCCATCGGCGAAAACACTGAGCCCGGCATGGAATTGCACGGCAAATACGTCTTCCTGTCCGAGGGCGTGCGCGGCTCCCTGTCCAAGCAGGTGATCGAGAAATACGACCTCGCCAAAGACGCCAGCCCGCAGAAATACGGCCTCGGCATGAAGGAAATCTGGGAAATCGACCCTGAGAAACATTCCGAAGGCACCGTCACCCACACCTCCGGCTGG is from uncultured Litoreibacter sp. and encodes:
- a CDS encoding DUF2834 domain-containing protein, giving the protein MSVLRMIYLALAVWGAIHPMSWFIAWFNENGYSLSEMVNAWHANAATSGLVWDLTIAAIALTVWIIAETWVRKNWIALVAIPATFCIGVSCGLPLYLFLRTRPV
- a CDS encoding phosphatase PAP2 family protein gives rise to the protein MKRFFLFSVTYLVLAMIILFMFRDAPVTQLVDSVARTKDTVSAFVKYFPYLAVALGAIFLATRQFANKNMAKEAAWAFAGCLIFSTAFTFVKTSMPYIQPFYADVLFANWDKALHGGVDPWVWTHKFAPYISEKAVATLYFIIWGLPAAFLPFIIAATDNDEARKRRFVILYCFVWIGLGNVVALLGSSVGPVYYDRLLGGERFADLIGALGASGIAGGKIGVVQDGLWRIYSEYSQSIGSGISAFPSVHVGVSTLTMLYLCERSKWLAPVGIAFLAAIQFCSVYIGWHYAIDGYFSFAAVLGVWFGLRIWANRRAPETQISGQHAVA